A genomic region of Janthinobacterium lividum contains the following coding sequences:
- the iolG gene encoding inositol 2-dehydrogenase yields MIEVALFGAGRIGKIHAANLAAQPGVQFKYVVDVNQEAAAALAGLHGGSSATVEAALADPAIKAVVIASSTDTHADLILRSAAAGKAIFCEKPVDLTIDRARACAAAVKEAKVLCMLGFQRRYDPTFNAVKTRIEAGEIGTPELLVVTSRDPGPPPVSYIKVSGGIFKDMLIHDFDIFRWILDDEAVSVHATGSCLVDPAIGEAGDLDTAVVTIRTAKGRLCQINASRRAAYGYDQRFEVLGSAGMLQAGNHKPTEVTAYGSVNVSVDKPEDFFLERYRVAYAQEMAHFFDALTHGTPLRTTVHDGLKALELAEAATLSWREQRVVTL; encoded by the coding sequence ATGATTGAAGTAGCGTTGTTCGGCGCCGGACGCATCGGCAAAATCCACGCGGCCAACCTGGCTGCCCAACCCGGCGTGCAGTTCAAGTACGTGGTCGACGTCAACCAGGAAGCGGCCGCCGCGCTGGCCGGACTGCATGGCGGCAGCAGCGCGACTGTCGAGGCTGCCTTGGCCGACCCCGCCATCAAGGCCGTCGTCATCGCTTCCAGCACGGACACGCACGCGGACCTGATCCTGCGCTCGGCCGCCGCCGGCAAGGCCATATTTTGCGAAAAACCCGTCGACCTGACCATCGACCGCGCGCGCGCCTGCGCCGCCGCCGTCAAGGAAGCCAAGGTCCTGTGCATGCTGGGTTTCCAGCGCCGCTACGACCCGACTTTCAATGCCGTCAAGACACGCATCGAAGCGGGCGAAATCGGCACGCCCGAATTGCTGGTCGTCACCAGCCGCGATCCTGGTCCTCCGCCCGTCAGCTACATCAAGGTGTCGGGCGGCATCTTCAAGGATATGCTGATCCACGATTTCGACATCTTCCGCTGGATACTCGACGATGAAGCCGTCAGCGTGCACGCCACGGGCAGCTGCCTGGTCGACCCCGCCATCGGCGAGGCGGGCGACCTGGACACGGCCGTCGTCACCATCCGCACGGCCAAGGGACGCTTGTGCCAGATCAATGCCTCGCGCCGCGCCGCCTACGGCTACGACCAGCGCTTCGAAGTGCTGGGCAGTGCCGGCATGCTGCAAGCGGGCAACCACAAGCCGACGGAAGTGACGGCCTATGGTTCGGTGAATGTCAGCGTGGACAAGCCGGAAGACTTCTTCCTGGAACGTTATCGCGTGGCCTACGCGCAGGAAATGGCGCATTTCTTTGACGCCCTCACCCACGGCACGCCGCTGCGCACCACCGTCCACGATGGCTTGAAGGCACTGGAACTGGCCGAGGCGGCCACCTTGTCGTGGCGCGAACAGCGCGTGGTCACTTTATAA
- a CDS encoding MurR/RpiR family transcriptional regulator: protein MAATAPIEQLMQHIAAEYDNLSRQLKVIAQYIEKHRASLMLERISDIAAACDVQPSAIVRFAQRFGYTGFSEMQDVFRQAYTDQAGATPDYQQRIRKLISTRDAALSAGDLTREFVGASRAGLDDLAAGLDDAQLEAAVNLLLKAENIYVIGVRRSFPIASYIAYALEHTDKRVHLISGLGGMHREQMRSVRERDVAIAISFSPYGKETQQCIKAAQDKGAKVLVITDSKLAPLARAADALLTVTEGSAFAFRSLTSTICLCQALFIALAYKLELDIEEIHTPGEHDD, encoded by the coding sequence GTACGACAACCTGTCGCGCCAGCTGAAAGTCATTGCCCAATACATTGAAAAGCACCGGGCCAGCCTGATGCTCGAGCGCATCAGCGATATCGCTGCCGCCTGCGACGTGCAGCCATCCGCCATCGTGCGTTTCGCGCAGCGCTTCGGCTATACGGGCTTTTCCGAAATGCAGGATGTGTTCCGCCAGGCTTACACGGACCAGGCCGGCGCCACGCCCGACTATCAGCAGCGCATCCGCAAGCTCATTTCGACGCGCGACGCCGCCCTCAGCGCAGGCGACCTGACGCGCGAATTCGTCGGCGCCAGCCGCGCCGGCCTCGACGACCTGGCGGCCGGCCTCGACGACGCGCAGCTGGAAGCGGCCGTCAACCTGCTGCTGAAAGCGGAAAATATCTATGTGATCGGCGTGCGCCGGTCCTTTCCGATCGCCTCCTACATCGCCTACGCACTGGAACACACGGACAAGCGCGTGCACCTGATCAGCGGACTGGGCGGCATGCACCGCGAACAGATGCGCAGCGTGCGCGAACGCGATGTGGCGATCGCCATCAGTTTCTCGCCTTACGGCAAGGAAACCCAGCAGTGCATCAAGGCGGCGCAAGACAAGGGCGCCAAGGTCCTCGTGATTACCGACAGCAAACTGGCCCCGCTCGCGCGGGCCGCCGACGCGCTGCTCACCGTCACCGAGGGCAGCGCCTTCGCCTTCCGTTCGCTGACCAGCACCATCTGCCTGTGCCAGGCGCTGTTCATCGCGCTGGCATACAAATTAGAGCTCGACATCGAAGAAATCCACACCCCAGGAGAACATGATGATTGA